The segment GGTCTGGGGCCGCGGACGCGTGACGCGCTCGACTCCGTTGCGGACATTGCCCGTTCCGACACCGACGGCGTGTTTCTCCGGCGCTGACAGGACAGGGTCCCCGCCATGGTCCACAATTGACGCGTGAGTGCCACGGACGAGATCGAGACCGAACCCCAGACGGACCTGCCGTCTGCCCTGCCTGCAGAGACAGTGGACCCCGACGAGACAGCCGACCTGCCCGTCGACCGCTATTTCAACCGTGAGCTCAGCTGGCTCGACTTCAATTCGCGCGTGCTCGCGCTGGCCGAGGATGTCTCGCTGCCGCTGCTGGAGCGCGCCAAGTTCCTTGCGATCTTCGCCTCCAACCTCGACGAGTTCTTCATGGTCCGCGTCGCGGGCCTCAAGCGCCGCGACGAGACCGGCCTCTCGGTCCGGTCGGCGGACGGCCGGTCGCCGCGCGAACAGCTGCAGATGATCGCCCTCCGCAGCCAGAAGGTGTCGAGCAGGCATGCTCGAGTCTTCCGCGAGTCGGTGCTGCCCGCGCTGACCGCCGAGAACATCAAGATCATCGGCTGGGACGACCTGAGCGCCGTGCAGCGCACCAAGATGCAGGAGCACTTCCACAACGAGCTGTTCCCGATCCTGACACCGCTCGCGGTGGATCCGGCCCACCCGTTCCCCTACATCTCGGGGCTGAGCCTGAACCTCGCGGTCACGGTCCGGGACCGCACGGAAGGCGGCGAGCACTTCGCGCGCGTGAAGGTGCCCGACAATGTGAGCCGGTTCGTCCGCGTCGACCAGCTGGTGCCGTCGCCCGCCGCGAGCGACGACAACGAGGCCCCGCGCCCGACGCTGTTCCTCCCCGTGGAGAACCTCATCGCCGCGAACCTGTCGGAGCTCTTCCCCGGCATGGACATCGTGGAGCATCACGTCTTCCGCGTCACGCGCAACGCGGACTTCGAGGTCGACGAGGACCGCGACGAGGACCTCCTGCAGGCCTTGGAACGCGAACTGGCCCGCCGTCGTTTCGGCTCGCCCGTGCGGCTCGAGGTCGGCGACGACATGACCGAGCACATGCTGGAGCTGCTGCTGCGCGAGCTCGACGTGGACCCGGCGGACGTGGTCGCCATCCCCGGGCTGCTGGACCTGACGTGCCTGTGGCAGATCTACGGCGTCGACCGGCCGCTGCTGAAGGAACGCCCCTTCGTTCCCGCCACGCACCCCGCGTTCGGTGAGCGCGAGACGCCGAAGAGCATCTTCTCCACGCTCCGCGACGGCGACGTCCTGGTGCAGCACCCGTACGACTCGTTCTCCACCAGCGTTCAGCGGTTCATCGAGCAGGCCGCCGCGGACCCGCAGGTCCTCGCCATCAAGCAGACGCTGTACCGCACGTCGGGCGACTCCCCGATCGTCCGCGCGCTGATCGACGCCGCCGCCGCGGGCAAGCAGGTCGTCGCCCTGGTGGAGCTCAAGGCCCGCTTCGACGAGCAGGCCAACATCAAGTGGGCGCGCACGCTGGAGCAGGCGGGCGTGCACGTGGTGTACGGCCTCGTCGGGCTCAAGACGCACTGCAAGACGTGCCTGGTGATCCGCCGCGAAGGCTCCACCCTGCGCCGCTACTGCCACATCGGCACCGGCAACTACAACCCCAAGACCGCGCGCCTCTACGAGGACGTGGGCCTGTTCACCGCGGCGCCCGAGATCGGCTCGGACCTGACGGACCTGTTCAACACGTTGACCGGGTACTCGCGCAAGCAGGAGTACCGCAACCTGTTGGTGGCGCCGCACGGCATCCGGACCGGGATCATCGACCGCATCAACGCCGAGATCCTGGCGCGTCGGGCGGGCGACGAGCGCGCTTGGGTGCGGTTGAAGGCGAACGCCCTCGTCGACGAGCAGGTCATCGATGCGCTGTACCGCGCCTCGCAGGCCGGCGTTCCGGTGGAGGTCGTGGTGCGCGGCATCTGCGCCCTCCGCCCCGGTGTGGAGGGACTCAGCGAGAACATCGTGGTCCGGTCGATCCTCGGCCAGTTCCTGGAGCACTCGCGCATCCTGCAGTTCGGGTCGCAGAACGAGTACTGGATCGGCAGCGCCGACATGATGCACCGCAATCTGGACCGGCGCGTCGAGGTGATGGTGCAGGTCCGTGACCGTCGGCTGGCCGCCGATCTGGAGGACATCTTCGTGTCCGCTCTGGATCCCCGCACCCGGTGCTGGGAACTCCAGGCCGACGGCAGTTGGCAGGCGCAGCCAGCCGCGGGCGAGCAGGTCCGCGATCACCAGCGGCAGATGATGATCCGTCAGCGCCATCACGCCGATCCGGCCAAGCCCTGATGGGTCGTCCGACACGCACGGTCTGGGCCGGAGGCGGAGTCCTCTGGAAGTCCAGCAAGTCCGCCGGGGTCAAAGTGGCGCTGGTGCACCGGCCCCGGTACGACGACTGGTCGCTGCCGAAGGGCAAAGCCGAGCCGGGTGAGATCCTGCCGGTGACGGCGGCCCGCGAACTCGTCGAGGAGACCGGGTACGAGGTCCGCATCGGTCATCATCTGCAGACAGTCGCCTACCGACTCGGTTCGGGAACTCCCAAGCGCGTGGGCTACTGGGCGACGGAGGCCGTCGGCGGCGGCTTCAAGACGAGCCACGAATGCGACGACCTCAAGTGGCTGTCGGTGCCCGACGCGATCACCAAGGTCAGCTACGACGCCGATCGTTCGGTGCTGCACACCTTCGCGGCCCGCCCGGTCCGCGACCTGCACACGACGATCCTGGTGCGGCACGCGTGGGCGGGGACATCGGAGGAATGGGACGGCGACGACCGTCTGCGGCCGCTCGACGACTGCGGTGAGCAGCAGGCGGCCGCGTTGCGCGAACTGATCCCCCTCTTCGGCGGGCACCGGTTGCACGCCGCCGATCGGACCCGCTGCGTGCAGACGCTCACGCCGCTGGCCGAGTCGCTCCGCACCGACATCAAGCTGGAGCCGACGCTGTCCGAGGAGGCCTTCGCCGCCGACCCCGCGGCCGGGTACGAGCGGATGCGCCGGATCGGCCGCAAGACCGGCTCCATCCACGTCGTCTGCAGTCAGGGCGGCGTGATCCCCGGACTGCTGCGGCGGTGGGCGGCGGTCGACGGCGTCGGCCTGCCCGCGTCCGACAATCTCAAGGGAAGCGTCTGGATCCTCACCACCCGCGACGGCGATCTGGTGGCGGCCGATCACATCCCGAGTCCACTCGTCCGGTGACCGCTCTCCCGCGTTGAGACGGGTTCGGCCCCTGCTCGCACTCAGCGAGCAGGGGCCGAACTCTTCTCCAGTACCCTGTGGCGGCAGTCTGATTCGTTAGGCGTCCTTCTTCGGGGTCGTCTTCTTCGCAGCGGTCTTCTTGGCCGCGGTCTTCTTCGCGGCGGTCGTCTTGGCTGCCGTCTTCTTGGCGGGCGTCGCCTTCTTGGCAGCCGCGGTCTTCTTCGCGGGCGTCGCCTTCTTCGCCGCGGTCTTCGTGGCCGGTGCCGCCTTCTTGGCCGCGGTCGTCTTCTTCGCGGGAGCGGCCTTCTTCGCAGCCGTGGTCTTCTTGGCCGCCGTGGTCTTGGCCGCCGTGGTCTTGGCCGCCGTGGTCTTCTTCGCAGCGGTCTTCTTCGCGGCCGTCGCCGTCTTGGCAGCCGTCTTCTTCGCAGCCTCGGCGGGCTCGGCGGCCGAGGCTCGCTTCACTGCGGGCTGGCCCACTTTGAGCTTCTGCTTGCCGGAGACGATCGCCTTGAACTGAGCGCCCGGACGGAACGCCGGGATCGACGTCGCCTTGACCTTGACGGTCTCGCCGGTGCGCGGGTTCCGCGCGACGCGTGCTGCGCGTCGTCGTTTCTCGAAGACACCGAAGCCGGTGATCGTGACGCTCTCGCCCTTGTTGACGGCGCGCACGATGGCGTCGATCGTCTGCTCGACGAAACTGGTCGCGGTCTTCCTGTCGGCATCGAGGCGTTTTGTCAGTTCCTCGATGAGTTCTGCCTTGTTCATCCGTACCTCCGCAGGTATTGAACTGGCCGGGTCGAGCCAGCTAGTCCTCACGGTAAACGGATTACGACGGGATTTAGGCCAACCAGTGCAAATTCGTGCGAGAAGTTCGGCCGCAGAACAGAACACTCACGGCGCGAGTCGAAATCGACTCTCGCCGTGAGTGTCCCGTATGTCCAGACGCCGATGTCAGGGCAGTGTCGTCGGTTTGAACGACGGGCGGCTCTTCTCGTACTCGGCGATCGCATCGGTCTGGCGGAGGGTGAGACCGATGTCGTCGAGTCCCTCCATCAGCCGCCAGCGCGTGTAGTCGTCGATCTGCATCGGCACCACGAGGTCGCCCGCAGTGACGGTCTTGGCGTCGAGGTCGACGGTGATCTCCAGACCCGGCTCGGCTTCGAGTCGCTTCCAGATCAGCTCGACGTCGGACTGCGCCACCTCGGCGGCGACGAGCCCGGCCTTGCCGGAGTTGCCGCGGAAGATGTCGGCGAAGCGCGACGAGATCACCACGCGGAAGCCGAAGTCCATGAGCGCCCAGACGGCGTGCTCGCGGGAGGAGCCGGTGCCGAAGTCGGGGCCGGCCACCAGGACCGAGCCGTGACTCCAGGGCTCGTTGTTGAGGATGAAGTCGGGGTCGCCGCGCCAGCCTGCGAAGAGTCCGTCCTCGAAGCCCGTGCGGGTGACGCGCTTGAGGTAGACGGCGGGGATGATCTGGTCGGTGTCGACGTTGCTGCGCTGCAGCGGAACTCCGACACCGGTGTGGGTGATGAACGGTTCCATGTTCTGGTCCTTCTCCGGTGCGGGTGGCTAGTCGAGGTCGGCAGGGGCCGCGAGGGTGCCGCGCACGGCGGTCGCGGCGGCGACGGCGGGCGACACCAGATGGGTGCGGCCGCCCTTGCCCTGACGTCCCTCGAAGTTGCGGTTCGACGTCGACGCGCACCGCTCGCCGGGGGCCAGCTGGTCCGGGTTCATGCCGAGGCACATCGAGCAGCCGGCCATGCGCCATTCGGCACCGGCGGCAGTGAAGATCTCGCCCAGGCCCTCTTCCTCGGCCTGCGCCCGGACCTTCATGGAGCCGGGAACGACGAGCATGCGAATGCCCTCCGCCACGGTGCGGCCCTTGAGGACCTCGGCGACGGTGCGGAGGTCTTCGATGCGACCGTTGGTGCACGAGCCGACGAAGACCGTGTCCACCTTGATGTCACGCAGCGGGGTGCCCGGCGTCAGATCCATGTACTCCAGGGCGCGGGCGGCGGCGAGCGACTCCGTCTCGTCGACGATGTCGGCCGGATCCGGGACGCTCGCACCCAGCGGCAGCCCCTGACCGGGGTTAGTGCCCCAGGTGACGAACGGGGTCAACTCGGAGGCGTTGATATGGACCTCGCGGTCGAAGACGGCGTCGGCGTCGGTCTTCAGCGAGTCCCAGTACTCGACGGCGGCGTCCCAGTCGTCGCCCTGCGGCGCGTGCGGGCGGCCCTTCAGGAACTCGTAAGTGGTCGCGTCGGGGGCGATCATGCCCGCGCGGGCGCCGGCCTCGATCGACATGTTGCAGATGGTCATCCGGGCTTCCATCGACAGCTTCTCGATGGCCGGGCCGCGGTACTCCAGGACGTGCCCCTGGCCGCCGCCGGTGCCAATCTTGGCGATGACGGCGAGGATCAGGTCCTTGCTGGTGACGCCGACCGGCAGTTCCCCGTCGACGGTGATCGCCATGGTCTTGAACGGGCGCAGCGACAGCGTCTGGGTGGCCATCACGTGCTCCACCTCGGAGGTGCCGATGCCCATCGCGAGCGCGCCGAAGGCGCCGTGGGTGGACGTGTGGCTGTCGCCGCAGACCACCGTCATGCCGGGCTGCGTCAGGCCCAGCTGCGGGCCGACGACGTGCACGATGCCCTGTTCCTTGTCACCCATCGGGTACAGCCGGACACCGAACTCCTCGCAGTTCTTGCGGAGGGTCTCCACCTGGAGGGCGGACACCTGGTCGGCGATGGGGCTGAAGATGTCGACCGTCGGGACGTTGTGGTCCTCGGTCGCGATGGTGAGGTCGGGGCGGCGCAGCTTGCGGCCCGCCATCCGGAGTCCGTCGAAGGCCTGGGGGCTGGTCACCTCGTGCACCAGGTGCAGGTCGATGTAGATCAGGTCGGGGTTGTAGTTGCCGCTCGCGTCGGCCTCGCCCGGGACGACGACGTGACTGTCCCAGACCTTCTCGGCCAGCGTGCGCGGTTTTCCGGCGCTCTGCGTCATGAGCTCACTCGCATCTTCTAGTAGTTGCCGCTCGTCCGGGCTGGGGACTCGCGACCGGGCCTGCGCCCGTGGACTTTCAATCTCAGTATATGGACGGTTAATATCGTCCTATGGGAAAGGATAGCGGAATCGGCGTGCTGGACAAATCTGTGATGATCCTCCACGTCGTCGCCGGGCAGCCGTGCAATCTGGGCGAGCTGTGCGATGCCACCGGACTGCCGCGCGCCACCGCGCATCGACTGGCGGTCGGACTGGAGGTCCACCAGCTCGTCGCCCGCGACGAGTCGGGCCGCTGGATCCCCGGCCCCACCCTGGGTCGACTGGCCGCGAACGCCCGCGACATCGTCCGCGAGGCCGGACTCATGGTGCTCCCCCGCCTCCAGGAGACCACCGGCGAGTCCGTTCAACTCTATCGCCGCGAAGGCGCCGAACGCGTCTGCATCGCGGCGGCAGAACCGCCCACCGGGCTGCGCGACACCGTCCCCGAAGGATCCCGACTCCCCATGTCCGCGGGCTCGGCCGCCAAGGTCCTCGCCGCCTGGGCCGACCCGGACACCGTGCGCACCCTGCTGGCCGACGCCGTCTACACCGAACGCTCTCTCGTCGAGATCCGCCGTCGCGGGTGGGCACAGAGCGTCGCCGAACGCACCGCGGGCGTCGCCAGCATCTCCGCCCCGGTCCGCGACGCCAACGGTGCAGTGGTCGCCGCCGTGTCCATCTCCGGCCCCATCGACCGCCTCGGCCGGCGACCCGGCGAGAAGTGGGCCGCCGATGTCATCGCCGCCGCCGACGCCATCAGCGCCCGCCTCACCTCGTCGGCGCGGAACTGACGACTGCGCCCGGGACACCAGATCCTGTACAGCGGTATAGCCGGGGCGCTAGCGTCACCAGAATGGGAATCAATCAGCGTTCGGCCATCGTGATGTCCGACGACGAGACCACGACATTCATCGAGCAGCACCGGATCGCCAACCTCGGCACCTACGGCAAGACCGGCATTCACCTCACCGCCATGTGGTACGCAGTGCTCGACGGTGAGATCTGGTTCGAGACCAAGGCCAAGTCGCAGAAGGTCGTCAACCTGCGCCGCGATCCCCGCGCGACCGTCCTCATCGAGGCCGGTGACACCTACGATCAACTCCGCGGAGTCAGCATCGAGGGCTCGGTCGAGATCTTCGACGACCCCGCCACCGCCCTCCGAGTCGGCATCAGCGTCTGGGAGCGCTACAACGGGCCGTACACCGACGACCTGAAGCCCGCCGTCGAAGCGATGATGAACAAGCGCGTCGCCGTCCGCGTCGTTCCGTCCCGCATCCGCTCGTGGGATCACCGCAAGCTCGGCCTGCCCGCCATGCCCGTCGCCGGGACCACGGCGGAGTGGCTGAACGACTGAGCTTCTGATCACGCGGTGAAATCTTCGTCCCCGTGGGGGCGGTTGTCGGGCAATACGTCCGGCAGTCGCCGTCACGGGGACGAAGTTGTCGGAGCGAGACTCCCGATCTCGGCGTAGACATCGCCGTCGCGCGTCACCCAGACGGCGGCCCCGTCGCGCAGTTCCGGCGTCAGCGTGCGGACCGACGCTTTTCCGACGTGCCCGTACACCGGCCACAGCGTGAACCGGTATCCGGCCAAGTCCGTCTGCACTGCGTCGGCGAGGTGCACGGTCGCCTCTGCCGCACCGTCGTCCAGGCAATATCCGCGTCCGATCGCGAAGGCGTCGGGCCCCGACATGCCGATCGCGATGCAGTCCTCGAAGGTGTGCTCCCAGTACCAGTCGACGTCGTCAGCATCCACCACGCGTACTGTTCCCGTCGGCGCCTCGTAGAGGTGCGCGAGGTCGCGGGTGACGGCCTCCGCCGCCATCGCCCACGCGTTCGGCATGGCTGCTGTCGAGGCGGCGAGGGACATGACCGGAGTGTAGGTCGACGCGGACGTCCGCAGCGCAGTTCCTGCACCACTTCTCGCCGAGCCGCACCACTTCCCTCCCAGTCGCACCACTTCCCTCCCAGTCGCACCAGTTGTGTTTCCCGCACTCGGTCGCGACCGAGTGCGGGAAACGGAAGTGGTGCGGGAGGGTGCGAAGTGGCGCGGGACCCAGCGTGCGTTCCGGTGGCCTCGATACGCGACGGTGCTCGCAAGCTCGCATCGGCGCACTCGACCGACCTGGGGGCCGGCCCCGACGGGACTCCGTCGCTTCGCTCCTCCTCGAATCGCTCTGTGCCCTTCTTCATGCCCGCGGATCTTGGGGTTCGTCGCTACTTCCTCACCCAGCTCGGCCCCGACGGGACTCCGTCGCTTCGCTCCTCCTCGAATCGCTCTGCTGAATTTACAAATGGAGGAAGGCCCCCGGCTCGCTTAGCGAGCCGGGGGCCTTCCTCCATTTGTAGCCCCGACGGGATTCGAACCCGCGCTACCGCCTTGAGAGGGCGGCGTCCTAGGCCGCTAGACGACGGGGCCCTAGAACAATTCATTGAATTGTGTTGAGGCACAAAGAGTATCACGCTTTGTGCATCGCTGGGGTACCAGGACTCGAACCTAGAATGGCGGTACCAGAAACCGCTGTGTTGCCAATTACACCATACCCCAAGGGTTTGCTCCGGCCGCGCTCCCGGCGTCTCCGCCGCCCGCTTTCCGAACCGGAAGAAACAATACCAACAACCCCCACCCTAAACACAAATCGGCTGGTCAGAGGGATAAATCAAGGGCTAACGGGGCGTGAACGGTCGTCGGGAGGACGCTCCCAGCGCACCGCGGTCTCGATACGCGTCGATGCTCGCAAGCTCGCAGCGTCGCACTCGACCACCCTGGGGTGGCGAAGCCGAGTCGAAACGAGCCTGCGCGCGGTGTCGGCGACACCGCGCGCAAGCGGACAACGAATCGGACCAGCGAACGACCGTCAGAGAGACGCCGCCAACTCCCGCGCCCGACGCAGACGGGCGAGCGACGACTCGCGACCCAGCAGTTCCATCGACTCGTACAGCGGCGGGCTCACCGCGGCACCGGTCACGCCGACGCGGACCGGCCCGAACGCCTTGCGCGGCTTCAGCTCCAACCCGTCGACGAGCGCGGTCTTCAGCGCCTCCTCGAGGGTGGCGGTGTCCCAGTTCTCGACGGCCTCGCAGGCGGCGATGGTGGCGTCGAGGACGGCGACGGCGTCGGCGCCGAAGTTCTTCTTGACCGACTTCTCGTCGTACTCGAGGTCGGCGTCGGAGACGAACAGGAACTTGATGAGCGGCCAGGCGTCGCTGAGCACCTGGATGCGGGTCTGGACGAGGTCTGCGATGACGGCCCAGCGGGCGTCGTCGACGTCGGCGGGCAGCTGGTCGGCCTTGACGAGGAACGCCTTGAGGCGGCCGGCGAAGTCGGCGGGCTCCAGGCGGCGGATGTGCTCGGCGTTGATCGAGTCCGCCTTGCGCTGGTCGAAGCGGGCCGGGTTCGAGTTGACGTTGCGGACGTCGAACGCCTCGATCATCTCGTCGAGCGTGAAGATGTCGTGGTCGGCGGAGATGCCCCAGCCGAGGAGCGCGAGGTAGTTGATGAGCCCTTCGGGGATGAAGCCGCGGTCGCGGTGGTGAAAGAGGCTCGACTCGGGGTCGCGCTTGGAGAGCTTCTTGTTGCCGTCGCCCATGACGAACGGGAGGTGCCCGAACTCGGGGACCTGCTGCGCGACACCGATGCGCATGAGGGCGCGGTAGAGCGCGATCTGGCGCGGAGTGGACGGCAGGATGTCCTCGCCGCGAAGAACGGTGGTGATGCGCATCATCGCGTCGTCGACGGGGTTGACGAGCGTGTAGAGCGGGTCGCCGTTGCCGCGGGTGAGGGCGAAGTCGGGGACGGTGCCCGCCTTGATGGTGGTGGTGCCGCGGACCAGGTCGTCCCAGGTGATGTCCTCGTCGGGCATGCGGAGGCGGATCACCGGCTTGCGACCCTCCGCCTCGTAGGCGGCGCGCTGCTCGTCGGTGAGGTCGCGGTCGAAGTTGTCGTAGCCGAGCTTGGGGTCGCGGCCGGCGGCCTTGTGGCGCGCTTCGACCTCGTCGTTGGTGGAGTACGCCTTGTAGGCCTCCCCCGTCTCGAGGAGTTTGGCGACGACGTCGAGGTGGATCTGCTTGCGCTCGGACTGACGGTAGGGCCCGTAGGGGCCGCCGACCTCGGGGCCCTCGTCCCAGTCCAGGCCGAGCCAGCGGAGGGCGTCGAGGATGGAGTCGTAGGACTCCTGGCTGTCGCGCGCGGCGTCGGTGTCCTCGATGCGGAAGACGAAGGTTCCGCCGACGTGGCGGGCTTGCGCGAAGTTGAAGAGCGCCGTGCGGGCGAGACCGACGTGCGGGGTTCCGGTGGGTGACGGGCAGAAGCGAACGCGAACGTTTTCAGCACTGGTCATGCAGGTCAGCCTATGTCATCGGGGCGTTTCCGCGCCGTTCGGGTCCCGCAGACTCTTGACTTGGTTGTTCTAGTTGAACTAGAACTAAGTTATGTTGTTTCGCATCGATCCAACGGCCGACACCCCGATCTTCACCCAGATCGCCGACAATGTTCGCGGGGAAGCGGCTGCGGGACGACTGAGCTCCGGGCAACGACTCCCGTCGGCCCGCGAGGTGGCCGGGTCGCTGGGCGTCAACGTGCACACCGTGCTGCACGCCTATCAGGACCTGCGCGACGAGGGACTCGTCGAACTGCGACGCGGCCGCGGCGCGGTCGTGACCGATGCGGCCGACACCCTCGCTTCGATGCACGACGACATCCGAAAACTGGCCGCGAAGGCGGCGAATGCAGGCCTGCCGCCGCAGACGGTGGCGGCCCTGATCCAGGAGGCACTCCGTGAACACAACTGACCGTCGCCCACCGGAAGACTCGACCCGACGCATCGTCGCCTACGTCGGTGTCGGTCTGGTGGTGCCACTGATCTCAGTCCTGGCTTCCGTCATCGCGCAGGTCATCGCCTGGCCGCGGCTCCCCGACCGGATCGCCGTCCATTGGAATGCGTCCGGCGAGGCGAACAATTTCGGGTCCCCGTGGATCCCCCTGGTCATGACCGTCGTGATCGGCCTCGGTCTCCCCGCACTGATCGTGGCCCCCAACCTGCATCCGCTGCGATCCGGCGCGCGCGGGCCGTCGTTCCGGTTGGTCGCTGCGATCGCCGCCGCCACCGCGGCAGGCGTCTCGTACCTCCTGGCGGCGTCGGTCGTCACGCAGACCGACGGTCAGGCCGCCCGCCCCGGCATGATGATCCTCGTCATGATCGCGGTGGCCGCCGTGGTCGGCGTGCTCGGCTGGCTGGTCATTCCCAAGGACCTGCCTCGCGAGACGCGCGCCGCGGATCCACTGCGCCTCGGTCGCGGGGAGAAGGTGGTGTGGATCGGCACCGAGACCATCAGTCGCTGGTTCGCGGGAATCGCGATCGCCGCCCTGATCTTCTCGGGTGTCTTCGTCGTCGGCGCTGCCATCGGCGGCACCGGCGGGCTGGTCTCCGCGATCGTCATCGTGATCGCCGTCGTCCTGGTGATCGCCACCTCGGTCGCGTTCCACGTGCGGATCGACGCCGACGGTCTCAGCGTTCGATCGATCCTCGGCGTCCCGCGCTTCCATGTGCCGGCCGACGACATCGAGCGCGTCGACGTGATCGAGATCCGCGCGATCGGCGACTTCGGCGGCTACGGCATCCGGATGCGCGGCGGCGCACTCGGCGTGATCCTGCGGTCGGGACCGGCGGTCGAGGTGACGCGGCGCAGCAACGGTCGACGATTCGTCGTCACGATCGGTGACGCCGGGACCGCTGCGGCGGCACTGGCGACCGTCGCGACCGCTCAGGCGTGACGATCCGGGTCAGCGATGGCGATCGAGGAAGCCGACGATCGCCGCGTTGACCTCGTCCGGCTGCTCGATGTAGCCGTAGTGCCCGGCCCGCTCCACGACCCGGTACTCGGCCGACGGGATCGCGTCCGCGACCTCCTTGGCGAGGTACGCGGGCAGCGTCCGGTCGTCGGCGAATCCGACCACCAGGCAGGGCGCGGTGATGCCGCGGTACGCCGCGAGGCGGTTCTGTTCGCGGTCGTGCAGCGCCAGCTGGGCGCGGACGCCGGCCGAGCGGGTCTGGCCGCTGAACCCGATGATGTCCAGCCAGTCGCGGGCTGAGCGGTCGTC is part of the Gordonia phthalatica genome and harbors:
- a CDS encoding RNA degradosome polyphosphate kinase encodes the protein MSATDEIETEPQTDLPSALPAETVDPDETADLPVDRYFNRELSWLDFNSRVLALAEDVSLPLLERAKFLAIFASNLDEFFMVRVAGLKRRDETGLSVRSADGRSPREQLQMIALRSQKVSSRHARVFRESVLPALTAENIKIIGWDDLSAVQRTKMQEHFHNELFPILTPLAVDPAHPFPYISGLSLNLAVTVRDRTEGGEHFARVKVPDNVSRFVRVDQLVPSPAASDDNEAPRPTLFLPVENLIAANLSELFPGMDIVEHHVFRVTRNADFEVDEDRDEDLLQALERELARRRFGSPVRLEVGDDMTEHMLELLLRELDVDPADVVAIPGLLDLTCLWQIYGVDRPLLKERPFVPATHPAFGERETPKSIFSTLRDGDVLVQHPYDSFSTSVQRFIEQAAADPQVLAIKQTLYRTSGDSPIVRALIDAAAAGKQVVALVELKARFDEQANIKWARTLEQAGVHVVYGLVGLKTHCKTCLVIRREGSTLRRYCHIGTGNYNPKTARLYEDVGLFTAAPEIGSDLTDLFNTLTGYSRKQEYRNLLVAPHGIRTGIIDRINAEILARRAGDERAWVRLKANALVDEQVIDALYRASQAGVPVEVVVRGICALRPGVEGLSENIVVRSILGQFLEHSRILQFGSQNEYWIGSADMMHRNLDRRVEVMVQVRDRRLAADLEDIFVSALDPRTRCWELQADGSWQAQPAAGEQVRDHQRQMMIRQRHHADPAKP
- a CDS encoding NUDIX hydrolase encodes the protein MGRPTRTVWAGGGVLWKSSKSAGVKVALVHRPRYDDWSLPKGKAEPGEILPVTAARELVEETGYEVRIGHHLQTVAYRLGSGTPKRVGYWATEAVGGGFKTSHECDDLKWLSVPDAITKVSYDADRSVLHTFAARPVRDLHTTILVRHAWAGTSEEWDGDDRLRPLDDCGEQQAAALRELIPLFGGHRLHAADRTRCVQTLTPLAESLRTDIKLEPTLSEEAFAADPAAGYERMRRIGRKTGSIHVVCSQGGVIPGLLRRWAAVDGVGLPASDNLKGSVWILTTRDGDLVAADHIPSPLVR
- a CDS encoding HU family DNA-binding protein; translation: MNKAELIEELTKRLDADRKTATSFVEQTIDAIVRAVNKGESVTITGFGVFEKRRRAARVARNPRTGETVKVKATSIPAFRPGAQFKAIVSGKQKLKVGQPAVKRASAAEPAEAAKKTAAKTATAAKKTAAKKTTAAKTTAAKTTAAKKTTAAKKAAPAKKTTAAKKAAPATKTAAKKATPAKKTAAAKKATPAKKTAAKTTAAKKTAAKKTAAKKTTPKKDA
- the leuD gene encoding 3-isopropylmalate dehydratase small subunit, which codes for MEPFITHTGVGVPLQRSNVDTDQIIPAVYLKRVTRTGFEDGLFAGWRGDPDFILNNEPWSHGSVLVAGPDFGTGSSREHAVWALMDFGFRVVISSRFADIFRGNSGKAGLVAAEVAQSDVELIWKRLEAEPGLEITVDLDAKTVTAGDLVVPMQIDDYTRWRLMEGLDDIGLTLRQTDAIAEYEKSRPSFKPTTLP
- the leuC gene encoding 3-isopropylmalate dehydratase large subunit — protein: MTQSAGKPRTLAEKVWDSHVVVPGEADASGNYNPDLIYIDLHLVHEVTSPQAFDGLRMAGRKLRRPDLTIATEDHNVPTVDIFSPIADQVSALQVETLRKNCEEFGVRLYPMGDKEQGIVHVVGPQLGLTQPGMTVVCGDSHTSTHGAFGALAMGIGTSEVEHVMATQTLSLRPFKTMAITVDGELPVGVTSKDLILAVIAKIGTGGGQGHVLEYRGPAIEKLSMEARMTICNMSIEAGARAGMIAPDATTYEFLKGRPHAPQGDDWDAAVEYWDSLKTDADAVFDREVHINASELTPFVTWGTNPGQGLPLGASVPDPADIVDETESLAAARALEYMDLTPGTPLRDIKVDTVFVGSCTNGRIEDLRTVAEVLKGRTVAEGIRMLVVPGSMKVRAQAEEEGLGEIFTAAGAEWRMAGCSMCLGMNPDQLAPGERCASTSNRNFEGRQGKGGRTHLVSPAVAAATAVRGTLAAPADLD
- a CDS encoding IclR family transcriptional regulator → MGKDSGIGVLDKSVMILHVVAGQPCNLGELCDATGLPRATAHRLAVGLEVHQLVARDESGRWIPGPTLGRLAANARDIVREAGLMVLPRLQETTGESVQLYRREGAERVCIAAAEPPTGLRDTVPEGSRLPMSAGSAAKVLAAWADPDTVRTLLADAVYTERSLVEIRRRGWAQSVAERTAGVASISAPVRDANGAVVAAVSISGPIDRLGRRPGEKWAADVIAAADAISARLTSSARN
- a CDS encoding pyridoxamine 5'-phosphate oxidase family protein codes for the protein MGINQRSAIVMSDDETTTFIEQHRIANLGTYGKTGIHLTAMWYAVLDGEIWFETKAKSQKVVNLRRDPRATVLIEAGDTYDQLRGVSIEGSVEIFDDPATALRVGISVWERYNGPYTDDLKPAVEAMMNKRVAVRVVPSRIRSWDHRKLGLPAMPVAGTTAEWLND
- the gltX gene encoding glutamate--tRNA ligase — translated: MTSAENVRVRFCPSPTGTPHVGLARTALFNFAQARHVGGTFVFRIEDTDAARDSQESYDSILDALRWLGLDWDEGPEVGGPYGPYRQSERKQIHLDVVAKLLETGEAYKAYSTNDEVEARHKAAGRDPKLGYDNFDRDLTDEQRAAYEAEGRKPVIRLRMPDEDITWDDLVRGTTTIKAGTVPDFALTRGNGDPLYTLVNPVDDAMMRITTVLRGEDILPSTPRQIALYRALMRIGVAQQVPEFGHLPFVMGDGNKKLSKRDPESSLFHHRDRGFIPEGLINYLALLGWGISADHDIFTLDEMIEAFDVRNVNSNPARFDQRKADSINAEHIRRLEPADFAGRLKAFLVKADQLPADVDDARWAVIADLVQTRIQVLSDAWPLIKFLFVSDADLEYDEKSVKKNFGADAVAVLDATIAACEAVENWDTATLEEALKTALVDGLELKPRKAFGPVRVGVTGAAVSPPLYESMELLGRESSLARLRRARELAASL
- a CDS encoding GntR family transcriptional regulator — its product is MLFRIDPTADTPIFTQIADNVRGEAAAGRLSSGQRLPSAREVAGSLGVNVHTVLHAYQDLRDEGLVELRRGRGAVVTDAADTLASMHDDIRKLAAKAANAGLPPQTVAALIQEALREHN